The Desulfurispira natronophila genome includes a region encoding these proteins:
- a CDS encoding DUF1015 domain-containing protein — MRTPADIALHTPRLLLPAPEIDLHRWAVIACDQYTSEPQYWQAVEELVGKHPSTLHITLPEIYLNHTNSLQSSIHKTIKQYLNDGTLVEFNPGWMLLRRGMCCNTERKGLLVALDLEHYDYRPDSCSLIRPTEGTIADRLPPRMAIRREAELEVSHVMVLIDDPQCTVIEPLFDEEGPLAYQFELMMNSGYLEGRFVRDFAQVDAVVRALSKLAHTDAQGNQLLFAVGDGNHSLATAKALWEELKASSADPADLMDHPARYALVELVNLHDPSLQFEAIHRVLFGVDGVTLLDAMHDYFAHHGGRCHFEEGGFPPVLSEESMVSLGRSDMVAGHRIPLVMGATQGALHIDGSSHKLATASLQAFLDDFLGQHPQVRLDYVHGADTVNRLGSQPGHAGFFLPPISKESFFPTILQDGPFPRKTFSMGHSHEKRFYLECRRIR; from the coding sequence ATGAGAACTCCTGCCGACATTGCCCTGCATACCCCGCGTCTGCTGTTGCCTGCTCCGGAGATTGATTTGCACCGCTGGGCTGTCATTGCCTGTGATCAGTATACTTCCGAGCCCCAGTACTGGCAGGCGGTGGAGGAGCTTGTAGGGAAGCATCCCTCAACGCTCCACATCACGCTGCCGGAGATATACCTGAACCACACGAACAGTCTGCAGTCTTCTATTCACAAGACCATAAAACAGTACCTCAATGATGGCACCCTGGTGGAGTTCAACCCTGGCTGGATGTTGCTGCGCCGCGGTATGTGCTGCAACACCGAGCGCAAGGGACTGTTGGTGGCTCTTGACCTTGAGCACTACGATTACCGCCCCGACAGTTGCAGTCTGATTCGACCCACTGAAGGTACCATTGCCGATCGTCTGCCACCCCGCATGGCCATCCGTCGTGAGGCTGAGCTTGAGGTGTCCCACGTCATGGTTCTTATCGATGACCCGCAGTGCACGGTCATTGAACCCCTCTTTGACGAGGAAGGGCCGCTGGCGTACCAGTTTGAGCTGATGATGAACAGTGGTTATCTGGAGGGGCGTTTTGTACGCGACTTTGCCCAGGTTGACGCCGTTGTCCGGGCCCTTTCGAAGCTGGCTCATACCGACGCTCAGGGCAATCAGCTGCTTTTTGCCGTAGGCGACGGAAACCACTCTCTGGCCACCGCCAAGGCGCTGTGGGAGGAGTTGAAAGCGAGCAGTGCCGATCCGGCAGACCTAATGGATCATCCAGCCCGCTATGCCCTGGTGGAACTGGTCAATCTCCACGACCCCTCATTACAGTTTGAGGCCATTCATCGGGTGCTCTTTGGTGTGGACGGTGTCACCTTGCTTGATGCCATGCACGACTACTTTGCTCACCACGGGGGACGTTGCCACTTTGAGGAAGGTGGCTTTCCCCCGGTTCTCAGTGAGGAGTCCATGGTTAGCCTTGGTCGCAGTGATATGGTGGCGGGGCATCGCATTCCACTGGTGATGGGAGCGACTCAGGGGGCGCTTCATATCGATGGCTCCAGCCACAAGCTGGCAACGGCTTCTCTGCAGGCTTTTCTTGATGACTTTTTGGGCCAGCACCCGCAGGTGCGTCTGGATTATGTACACGGGGCGGATACGGTGAATCGACTGGGGAGTCAGCCGGGACATGCTGGTTTTTTCCTGCCGCCTATCAGCAAGGAGTCGTTCTTTCCTACGATTTTGCAGGATGGACCTTTCCCTCGTAAAACCTTTTCCATGGGTCACTCCCACGAAAAACGCTTTTACCTGGAGTGTCGACGCATCCGCTGA
- the hfq gene encoding RNA chaperone Hfq, which produces MSKNLNLQDAFLFVARRDRVPVTVYLTNGVRMLGTIDSYDNYIIIMKCDEGIRMLYKHAISTIQPNAPMSIQKDNS; this is translated from the coding sequence ATGAGCAAGAATCTCAACCTTCAAGACGCCTTTTTGTTTGTGGCAAGGAGGGATCGCGTTCCGGTAACGGTCTACCTCACGAATGGGGTACGTATGCTGGGGACCATCGACTCCTACGATAATTACATCATCATCATGAAGTGTGACGAGGGCATTCGCATGCTTTACAAGCATGCTATCAGCACTATTCAGCCCAATGCTCCTATGTCCATTCAAAAAGACAACTCATAA
- the hisG gene encoding ATP phosphoribosyltransferase yields MSRNLVIALPKGRIQEESMKIFEKIGFGCEEMFSGSRKLIFHLPQQPVTFTIVRAQDVPTYVHHGAADIGICGKDTLEESTCELYEPLDLGFGGCDVVVAEPEGFSRQHPGYNGTTIGTKMVNVAERFFANKGVDVEIIKLYGSIELAPLVKLAHRVVDIVETGETLRQNGLVVKETIFHSTCRVIVNRNSMKNRHRQIESVLEQMHQQL; encoded by the coding sequence ATGAGTAGAAATCTTGTCATTGCTTTGCCTAAAGGGCGTATACAAGAAGAATCCATGAAGATTTTTGAAAAGATTGGCTTTGGTTGTGAAGAGATGTTTAGCGGTTCCCGCAAACTGATTTTCCACCTCCCCCAACAGCCGGTGACTTTTACCATCGTTCGGGCTCAGGATGTTCCTACGTATGTGCACCACGGTGCCGCAGATATTGGAATTTGCGGCAAGGATACCCTGGAGGAGTCTACCTGTGAGCTGTACGAACCACTGGATCTGGGTTTTGGCGGTTGTGATGTGGTCGTTGCCGAGCCGGAAGGATTTTCACGCCAGCACCCCGGCTACAATGGCACTACCATAGGCACGAAAATGGTTAATGTGGCGGAGCGCTTCTTTGCCAACAAAGGTGTTGATGTTGAAATCATCAAACTCTATGGGTCCATTGAGCTGGCGCCGCTGGTCAAGCTGGCCCACCGGGTCGTAGACATTGTGGAGACTGGAGAGACTCTGCGCCAAAACGGTCTGGTGGTCAAGGAGACGATCTTCCACTCCACCTGTCGGGTTATTGTCAATCGCAACAGCATGAAAAATCGCCACCGCCAAATAGAGTCGGTCTTGGAGCAGATGCACCAGCAGCTGTGA
- the glnE gene encoding bifunctional [glutamate--ammonia ligase]-adenylyl-L-tyrosine phosphorylase/[glutamate--ammonia-ligase] adenylyltransferase → MQDYTDPAAARTNLESIAKTLQVEADSAWCQQLDQAARSSWDPDLCINNLERLIRCSRQHFAEPWSQDSLHNLTALLSSSVFIPRLMQRSSHLLEVCHVAPQPYPRAYRYEQPDFIDLEKQMQDLDERAFMRLVRTYRNRKMVEIALRDLLAMDSLEVVLGDLSMLAEITLELCLRYAWNRLVQRYGPPMYEDYDCGEFRQARFGIIGLGKLGGGDLNYCSDIDIMYIYNSAYNGTTKGGSRQPIETHLFFVELCKLITRYMSENTEDGFVFRVDLRLRPDGDAGAICLALQGYENYYTTMGQTWERSMLIKARPVGGDDQMVRQFQDMVRPFIFRKYMDENTILSIRELKQKIDTKIRKNLHSNVKLGRGGIREIEFFIAIIQLLYGGKDRQLQQFSTARALDVLQDQKYIERSDAEELWQCYLFLRNVEHRIQMHDQRQSHTVPDDEACQLRLARQMGYDSIAAFQGALQEIMQTVNGHFTTLFVEDTHEKPVPEEIFSGNYSREELLPMLSQYRFANPRKAAVNIYAIIDQAMRSEEEHRRLRAIAPVLLQSIDESPDPDLALNNFERFLLAIARKVRLLKLFYETPEVIQIFITVFANSNYLSNIINLYPETTDILISPPWTEEELPTVQFYFEQLQQKSEPLREDTEAYLDVLRSFKSMEFLHIGYRELRGKLDVSSSTAVLSNLADAIVLTTYEYVFAELKERYGTPIFQGEACGFVIVGLGKFGGRELNYSSDLDLIFLYDGAGETSGGSGGSLRNNEFFIRLVQRLINRLSVATSQGVCYKVDARLRPNGDSGTLVTPVDGFVEYHENNKAMTWEKQMLLRARYICGDQKLYRTFRNYVNESIFGEPFTPQQYREIYDMRMRIEHQKGRAKVREHDYKTGPGGLVDIEFLSQVMQIEHSSGHRELLEVARTFELIDALQRAGAWQGDDGTTLREAYLFYRHLENMVKIYQDNASSRLQLDETALTPLAFRMGYRGKQPGSELLRRYKQTTAVVRELFEQYFSRLTP, encoded by the coding sequence GTGCAAGATTACACCGACCCCGCTGCCGCTCGCACCAACCTCGAGTCCATAGCCAAGACCCTGCAGGTGGAGGCTGACAGTGCTTGGTGCCAGCAACTTGATCAGGCGGCTCGCAGCTCCTGGGATCCGGATTTGTGCATCAATAATTTAGAGCGGCTCATCCGCTGTTCGCGCCAGCACTTTGCCGAGCCCTGGAGCCAGGATTCTCTGCACAATCTGACGGCGTTGCTGAGCTCCAGCGTCTTTATTCCCCGCCTGATGCAACGCTCTTCCCATCTGCTGGAGGTCTGCCATGTGGCTCCCCAGCCCTATCCCCGCGCCTATCGCTACGAACAGCCAGACTTTATCGATCTGGAAAAGCAGATGCAGGATCTGGACGAGCGGGCATTTATGCGTCTGGTGCGCACCTATCGCAACCGCAAAATGGTGGAGATTGCCCTGCGGGATCTGCTGGCCATGGATTCGCTGGAGGTGGTACTGGGGGACTTGTCGATGCTGGCTGAAATCACCTTGGAGCTCTGCCTTCGCTACGCCTGGAACCGTCTGGTGCAGCGTTATGGGCCGCCCATGTATGAGGATTACGACTGTGGTGAATTCCGGCAGGCGCGCTTTGGCATCATTGGTCTTGGCAAGCTGGGCGGGGGCGATCTGAACTACTGCTCCGATATTGACATCATGTATATCTACAACTCGGCCTACAATGGCACCACCAAGGGCGGCAGCCGTCAGCCCATTGAGACGCACCTCTTTTTTGTGGAGCTGTGCAAGCTCATCACCCGCTATATGTCGGAAAACACGGAGGACGGTTTTGTTTTTCGCGTGGATCTGCGCCTGCGCCCCGACGGTGATGCCGGGGCCATATGCCTGGCCCTGCAGGGTTATGAAAACTACTATACGACTATGGGCCAGACCTGGGAGCGCAGCATGCTCATCAAGGCCCGACCGGTGGGAGGGGACGACCAGATGGTGCGCCAGTTCCAGGATATGGTTCGCCCCTTTATCTTCCGTAAGTACATGGACGAGAACACAATCCTCTCTATCCGGGAGTTGAAGCAGAAGATCGATACCAAAATCCGCAAAAACCTGCACTCCAATGTCAAGCTGGGCCGCGGAGGTATCCGTGAGATAGAGTTCTTTATCGCGATCATCCAGCTGCTCTATGGCGGCAAGGATCGCCAGTTGCAGCAATTCTCCACCGCTCGCGCCCTGGATGTGTTGCAGGACCAGAAGTATATTGAGCGCAGCGATGCCGAGGAGCTATGGCAGTGCTACCTCTTTTTGCGCAATGTGGAGCATCGCATCCAGATGCACGATCAGCGTCAGAGTCACACCGTTCCCGATGATGAAGCGTGTCAGCTGCGTCTAGCCCGCCAGATGGGCTACGACAGCATCGCAGCTTTTCAGGGCGCTCTGCAGGAAATCATGCAGACGGTTAACGGCCACTTTACGACCCTCTTTGTGGAGGACACACACGAAAAGCCCGTGCCGGAGGAGATCTTCTCCGGCAACTACAGCCGCGAAGAGCTGCTGCCCATGCTTTCTCAGTATCGTTTTGCCAACCCCCGCAAAGCGGCGGTGAACATTTATGCCATTATTGATCAGGCCATGCGTAGCGAAGAGGAGCATCGTCGTTTACGGGCCATTGCGCCAGTATTGCTGCAAAGCATTGACGAGAGCCCAGATCCCGACCTGGCCCTGAACAACTTTGAGCGTTTCTTGTTGGCCATTGCCCGCAAAGTTCGTTTACTTAAGTTGTTTTATGAAACCCCAGAGGTAATTCAGATATTTATTACGGTTTTTGCCAACAGTAATTACCTCTCCAACATTATCAACCTCTATCCGGAAACTACCGATATCCTTATATCGCCGCCATGGACGGAAGAGGAGCTTCCTACCGTCCAGTTCTACTTCGAGCAGTTGCAACAAAAAAGCGAACCCCTGCGTGAAGATACCGAAGCCTATCTGGATGTGTTGCGCTCCTTCAAGTCCATGGAGTTTTTGCATATTGGCTATCGAGAGCTGCGGGGTAAGCTTGATGTTTCTTCTTCAACAGCAGTACTAAGTAATCTGGCAGATGCCATTGTCCTGACCACTTATGAGTATGTATTTGCTGAGCTGAAGGAGCGTTATGGCACCCCCATTTTTCAGGGCGAGGCCTGCGGATTTGTCATCGTGGGACTGGGGAAGTTTGGCGGCCGGGAGCTGAACTACTCCAGCGATTTGGATTTGATTTTTCTTTACGACGGTGCAGGGGAGACCAGCGGTGGCAGTGGGGGCAGTCTGCGTAACAACGAGTTTTTTATTCGCCTGGTGCAGCGCTTGATTAACCGTCTGAGCGTAGCCACGAGTCAGGGAGTATGCTATAAGGTGGACGCCCGTTTGCGACCCAATGGCGATTCGGGAACACTGGTGACCCCGGTTGATGGTTTTGTGGAGTATCACGAGAACAACAAGGCCATGACCTGGGAGAAGCAGATGTTGCTTAGGGCTCGTTATATCTGCGGTGACCAGAAACTGTACCGAACTTTTCGTAACTATGTTAACGAGAGCATATTTGGCGAACCATTTACACCCCAGCAGTATCGGGAAATCTACGATATGCGCATGCGCATAGAGCATCAAAAGGGTCGCGCCAAGGTCCGGGAGCACGATTACAAGACTGGTCCCGGTGGTCTGGTTGATATTGAGTTTCTGAGTCAGGTGATGCAGATTGAGCACAGTTCCGGGCATCGGGAGTTGCTGGAAGTAGCCCGCACTTTCGAGCTTATTGACGCCCTGCAGAGGGCAGGAGCCTGGCAAGGTGATGACGGCACTACCCTGCGGGAGGCCTACCTCTTTTATCGCCACTTAGAGAATATGGTGAAGATCTACCAGGACAACGCCAGCAGCCGATTGCAGCTGGATGAAACGGCCCTGACGCCGCTTGCGTTTCGTATGGGTTATCGTGGCAAGCAGCCCGGCAGCGAGCTGCTGAGGCGCTACAAGCAGACCACTGCCGTCGTGCGAGAGCTCTTCGAGCAGTATTTTAGTCGCCTGACCCCTTAG
- a CDS encoding nickel/cobalt transporter, with the protein MLANVWSLLLQWQQTLNSQFSTIFRQLDEGGISTAAMLVLVAFAYGVIHAAGPGHGKAIIGSYFLARGGRIAQVAKISYLVAIVHACSALLVTLVIYFFLDGIFRQLFGQTEQMLFLLSGVMIILIGSYLLWRFVRNPATCCGHHHDAPALQDKSPYALALSIGIVPCPGVMTVLLFSLALGHLAMGVLAAIVMSVGMGITIFAAGLLSIGAHKGTRSIHPRLVYLLGFGGPVLIITLGVLLVALHYGRSAGSPL; encoded by the coding sequence ATGCTTGCCAATGTCTGGTCGCTGCTGCTGCAGTGGCAGCAAACTCTCAATAGCCAATTCTCAACTATCTTTCGCCAGCTCGATGAAGGTGGGATTTCCACTGCCGCCATGCTTGTGCTGGTGGCTTTTGCCTACGGTGTTATCCACGCTGCTGGGCCCGGCCACGGCAAGGCTATTATAGGCAGCTACTTTCTGGCCCGGGGCGGACGAATAGCGCAGGTGGCCAAAATCAGCTATTTGGTGGCGATCGTACACGCCTGCTCCGCGCTGCTGGTCACGTTGGTGATCTACTTTTTCCTCGATGGGATCTTCCGTCAGCTTTTTGGCCAGACTGAACAAATGCTCTTTTTGCTTTCCGGCGTCATGATTATCCTTATCGGCAGCTATCTGTTATGGCGCTTTGTCCGTAATCCTGCTACTTGCTGTGGGCATCACCATGACGCTCCTGCCCTCCAGGACAAGAGCCCCTACGCCCTGGCCCTTTCCATTGGCATAGTACCCTGCCCTGGAGTAATGACCGTGTTGCTGTTCTCTTTGGCGCTGGGACATCTCGCCATGGGGGTATTGGCAGCGATTGTCATGAGCGTGGGAATGGGAATTACTATCTTTGCTGCAGGGTTGCTCAGCATCGGTGCCCACAAGGGCACGCGAAGTATACATCCACGTCTGGTGTATTTGCTGGGCTTCGGTGGCCCGGTGTTGATTATTACTCTGG
- a CDS encoding acyl-CoA thioesterase: MAIFTATLSLEVRDYECDFQGIVNNAVYLNYLEHARHEFVRQLGLDVVQLAQQGINLVMVRAEVDYRSSLRSGDDFVVETSLEALSKIRYLFRQVITRSSDGCLSVEAAIYVASLDRRGRPRAFAEVNGVLTS; encoded by the coding sequence ATGGCAATTTTTACTGCAACGCTTAGCCTGGAGGTGCGGGACTATGAGTGCGACTTTCAGGGTATTGTAAACAACGCCGTCTATCTTAACTACCTGGAACACGCCCGGCATGAATTTGTTCGTCAGTTGGGGCTGGATGTGGTGCAGCTGGCTCAGCAGGGAATCAACCTGGTCATGGTTCGGGCAGAGGTGGATTATCGCTCCTCGCTGCGCAGCGGAGATGATTTTGTAGTCGAAACCAGCCTGGAGGCGCTCTCAAAGATTCGCTACCTCTTTCGGCAGGTTATCACCCGCAGCAGTGACGGGTGCTTGTCTGTTGAGGCAGCTATTTACGTGGCCTCACTTGATCGGCGGGGTCGTCCCAGGGCGTTTGCCGAGGTGAATGGGGTTTTGACCAGTTAA
- the murA gene encoding UDP-N-acetylglucosamine 1-carboxyvinyltransferase — translation MDKFIIRGGTPLRGHVSISGAKNAALPIIAASILTDQPVLIHNVPRLRDIYTMGHILQYMGANHHFDEDNRAFHVHLNGMNRLEAPYEMVKTMRASILFLGPMVARYRQARVSLPGGCAIGARPVNLHLDALRKMGVEINIVDGYIEAHCQELRGADIYFDTVTVTGTENIMMAATLAKGRTVLKNAAREPEVVDLARCLVHMGAHIEGIGSDTLTIEGVDELAGACYSVMPDRIEAGTFMAAAAITAGEVTLPATVTPLVESIIMKLQDCDIRIQCDDEYVRVYGNGITCRDMVTSPYPGFPTDMQAQYMALMCRGQGVSIIEETIFENRYMHVAELQRMGADIEVQGSRAVIKGQPFLKGAPVMATDLRASASLVIAALAARGSTEIQRIYHLDRGYDHIEDKLTALGASIERVQQ, via the coding sequence ATGGATAAGTTTATTATTCGGGGAGGAACTCCCCTGAGGGGCCATGTTTCCATCAGTGGTGCCAAAAATGCTGCCCTTCCCATTATCGCTGCTTCTATACTTACTGACCAGCCAGTGCTCATTCATAACGTGCCCCGTTTACGGGATATCTACACTATGGGGCACATTCTGCAATATATGGGTGCCAACCATCACTTTGACGAAGACAACAGGGCCTTTCACGTTCACCTGAATGGCATGAATCGCCTGGAAGCACCGTACGAGATGGTGAAAACCATGCGGGCCAGCATTCTCTTTCTCGGTCCCATGGTGGCCCGCTATCGCCAGGCGAGGGTCAGTCTGCCAGGTGGCTGTGCCATAGGAGCTCGGCCAGTGAACTTGCATCTGGACGCCTTGCGCAAGATGGGTGTGGAAATTAATATTGTAGATGGCTATATAGAGGCACATTGCCAGGAGTTGCGTGGAGCGGACATCTACTTTGATACTGTTACCGTTACCGGGACGGAAAATATTATGATGGCCGCTACATTGGCCAAAGGTCGGACGGTGTTGAAAAATGCTGCCCGAGAGCCGGAAGTGGTTGACTTGGCACGCTGTCTTGTCCATATGGGAGCCCATATAGAAGGCATCGGCAGCGATACTCTTACTATTGAAGGAGTGGATGAGCTGGCGGGAGCCTGCTACAGCGTCATGCCTGATCGTATAGAAGCCGGCACCTTTATGGCCGCAGCGGCTATTACCGCCGGCGAAGTGACGCTTCCAGCTACCGTAACACCCCTGGTGGAAAGTATTATCATGAAGCTGCAGGACTGTGACATTCGTATTCAGTGTGACGACGAGTATGTACGAGTCTATGGCAATGGGATTACCTGTCGGGATATGGTCACCAGTCCTTACCCGGGCTTCCCTACTGACATGCAGGCTCAGTATATGGCCCTGATGTGCCGGGGGCAGGGAGTGAGTATTATTGAGGAGACTATCTTTGAAAACCGATACATGCATGTGGCAGAACTTCAGCGCATGGGTGCGGATATAGAGGTTCAGGGCTCTCGGGCTGTGATCAAGGGTCAGCCGTTTCTCAAAGGGGCACCAGTGATGGCCACTGATCTGCGGGCCAGTGCTTCTTTGGTTATCGCCGCTTTGGCAGCTCGCGGCAGCACAGAAATCCAGCGTATATACCACCTGGATCGTGGATACGACCATATAGAAGACAAACTTACCGCACTGGGCGCCAGCATAGAAAGGGTGCAACAATGA
- a CDS encoding MBL fold metallo-hydrolase, whose protein sequence is MRITILASGSKGNCALVETDRTRLLIDAGLNGKSIAQRLESIGVGADHIDAILLSHEHTDHTRGAGVFSRRHRVPVFTTELTASQCHRVTGEFYQLKAVGNNASFSVGDIGVELFSVSHDAVDPVGFYLSSCANRHLCYATDTGMYTSLIREYAQRSHALVMESNHDEVMLMEGSYPWSLKQRVRSRMGHASNREASRFLQEVWWEGLETVFLAHLSEENNALSLAYSESQRVLLEIDARSTRLYGTRQHQVGSTVAV, encoded by the coding sequence ATGCGGATAACTATTCTCGCCAGTGGTTCCAAGGGTAATTGTGCCCTGGTGGAAACCGATCGCACTCGTCTGCTGATTGATGCTGGGCTCAATGGTAAGTCAATAGCCCAGCGTCTGGAGTCTATTGGGGTGGGTGCTGACCATATTGATGCTATTCTGCTTTCTCACGAGCATACTGATCATACACGCGGTGCCGGAGTTTTTTCCCGTCGGCACCGGGTTCCCGTTTTTACCACCGAGCTTACTGCCAGCCAGTGCCATCGTGTTACCGGTGAGTTTTATCAGTTGAAGGCCGTAGGCAACAATGCCTCTTTTTCTGTAGGCGATATTGGTGTGGAGCTTTTCAGTGTTTCTCACGATGCGGTGGATCCGGTCGGTTTCTACCTGAGCTCCTGTGCCAATCGTCACTTGTGTTACGCTACCGATACGGGGATGTATACCAGCCTTATTCGTGAGTACGCCCAACGATCCCACGCTTTGGTGATGGAGTCGAATCACGACGAGGTTATGCTCATGGAAGGGAGCTACCCTTGGTCATTGAAGCAACGGGTACGCTCGCGCATGGGGCACGCTTCCAATCGGGAGGCTTCGCGCTTTTTGCAGGAGGTCTGGTGGGAAGGTTTGGAAACGGTTTTTCTGGCTCACCTCAGTGAGGAGAATAATGCCTTGTCTTTGGCTTACAGTGAAAGTCAACGGGTGTTGCTGGAGATAGATGCCCGCTCTACCCGACTGTATGGCACACGGCAGCATCAGGTGGGCTCAACGGTGGCGGTGTAA
- a CDS encoding DUF1007 family protein, whose protein sequence is MILRRSLLMVIALTTWILTTSSAQAHPHVFMDTHLKVDMNASGVQGLGVTWVFDEMTSQLYIMEFGLNRDGLTQADVDRLARDLLGNLHRHSYFLTVKVNEVQVPITQRARDFAPQIHDNRLWFAFYVPLDLPLSDGDTFGAEVYEEEGFIAITIQDEYIAFSNETTLPYSLDKQMRDYTHAWSLRFSHDTSRF, encoded by the coding sequence ATGATTTTACGAAGAAGCCTTTTGATGGTCATTGCTCTAACGACATGGATATTGACGACATCCAGCGCTCAGGCTCATCCCCACGTGTTTATGGACACCCACCTGAAGGTGGATATGAATGCCAGCGGGGTTCAGGGGCTTGGGGTTACCTGGGTCTTTGACGAAATGACGTCTCAGCTCTACATCATGGAGTTTGGTCTCAATCGTGATGGACTCACCCAAGCCGATGTCGACCGCCTGGCCCGGGATCTTTTGGGTAATCTTCATCGCCACAGCTACTTTCTGACGGTCAAGGTCAACGAGGTGCAGGTGCCCATCACCCAGCGAGCCAGGGACTTTGCCCCGCAGATACATGACAACAGGCTGTGGTTTGCCTTTTACGTACCCCTGGATTTGCCCCTGAGCGATGGTGATACTTTTGGCGCTGAAGTTTATGAGGAGGAGGGGTTTATTGCCATTACTATCCAGGATGAGTATATCGCCTTCAGTAACGAAACGACTCTGCCCTACTCACTGGATAAGCAAATGCGAGACTATACCCACGCCTGGTCACTGCGGTTTTCCCACGACACATCACGATTTTGA